From the genome of Electrophorus electricus isolate fEleEle1 chromosome 14, fEleEle1.pri, whole genome shotgun sequence:
tGTGCGAGAGCCTCTGTCTTACTCGTACTGAGACTGAAAACAGAAGTCTCTCTCTGATAACGACCAGATTTCTAGTGTCATTGCCGCGGCCTTCTCGTCAGAATCCGTGGGATCGGTGAGCCAGGCCGGGGGCGGTAAAACACCGCCTCGGTTTGGCGCTACACGCCGGAAGCGCATAATACCGCCTGCTCAGCTCGGACGCCCGAGTTTGACCGCTAAAAGGTCTGCAGATCTGAACACACAACGAGCCTGATTAAAAAACTAACACTGTGTGCAAAAGAGTGTCGATCTGGCCCTGATGACGCAGGTCTGACTCACCAAACGGTCACACAAGGTCAAAACAAGTGACGATCTGAGCCCAACTCATGAATCAGTTGCAGCAGTGCGGAAACAAACGCAGGAGCACTGCTGCTTAATTTACATATTGTTTGCAAAAGGACCGCCCTGATAGATGCCTCATTTATATAATATTGCATCAAACATGCCCCAATTCACGTTGGTAAGCCAATAAAAAGCAAGCGTTAAGAAGATTACAATCTCTCAAAACGGAAGAtggacagataaaaaaaatttaaaaacaggtTGAAAAAAAAGTTAGAGGTGCTTGTCTGTTTACTTGGCTGAAAGACTGATTAGTAATTAAGACCCAAGTCTGCAAAATCCAGTTGACAATTACACGTGTGCACCGTAATCAAACTGAACACCATTTTAGTACTAATATTCTTGTATTTTGCaattatgaatattattatgatgattattattattgacaatAATAAGGAAAACAACAGTAATTCCTTTTCACTGATGAAAATTCTTAGGTTTGGGTTTGATCGTGTAAACACGAGCAAgatataaaacaattaataatGTGGGTTTTTGTGGGTTCCTTTCAGTCAGATTTGATTGTATGCAAGTCTAAGGAATGATGTCATAACAATCTATGCTGTTTTACGTTTTGCTATACGCTCTGCTACGAGAGAGCACCCAAACCCTGCATCCTGCTGGGGTCCCgccatgagagtgtgtgtgtgtgtgtgtgtgtgtgtgtgtcgttgtTTCAACAGCAGCTGAAGGGCAGAGCTAACAGCTTCCTGGACCCAGAATGGACCACTGCTGTGTTTACAAGTGTGTGTTTCCATCAGTCAGGAGTAGAAGTTAAACACACTTAACTATGCCTCATTCATTCCATTTCCACACAAATTTGAATCCATTGTGCATTGTTGCCAAAGCCTGTGACAGAGCGCCCTCTGGTGGTCATGTGCGGGCAGAGCACTTACCTATGTGGGGGTTAAGCGCAGTGACGAGCATCAAGGACTCGTTCATCAGCTTGGCGATCCGTTCTTGGTTTGCTTCAATTCCCACCACGCAGTTTTCGGTGAAGGAAACTGAGGCGTCGCCTAGCAACCGGGCAGAGTTTAGCACGTTTTTAATCTGTGGAGAGACGAGCACGAGAGAGAAAGTTACCACGAGGACAGCAGCTTAAAATccagctgaacacaccaccctttACAACACATGCACTCGTCTCTTCTCAAGCACAGACAGTGTGGCGGAAACAGCCAAACCGTCTGCAGTGCGTCACCGGGCTAGAACTTCCTGTCTGAACACAGCAGAGCGGGAAAGCGAAATACTAACGATCATCGGCTTGAAGACGTTCAGCTCGAAGTGTCCGTTACTGCCACCCACGGTCACAGCCACATGGTTCCCCATCACCTGAGCGGCTACCATGGTAATAGCTTCACACTGCGTGGGGTTCACTTTACctgcaatgcacacacacgttcattaACCCCTATAGtatacagaaatgaaaacacCTAGAACATCTGCCGTCAGAAATACAAAATTCACCACGTCTGCATCGCgcgcgagcgcacacacacacacacactcttagcattagggttagctAGACTGGATTGACATTAGCACAGGCAACGCTGCAGTAGGGAGAAGCGTGGGTATGTGAGCAGTGTGTgcaagcgtgagtgtgtgttctggcatAAGTAGCTGTGCTAGATGATCTCTGGGTGTCTGCTGTCTCACCTTCTACAAAGGTCACAGACACCCCAAAAAGCCACGAAACCTGAGAAcatttccccacacacacaacaaaagtaACAGAAACACAAGTAAAAGAACATAAGACAACACAAACGtccaacccacacacaggttGGAGTGTCGGGCTTTGATTGGCTGGCTGGTCTGTCGCTCACCAGGCATGATACTGGAACCGGGCTCGTTCTCAGGTAGGATGAGTTCCCCTAGGCCAGAGCGCGGCCCAGAGCCCAGGAAACGGATGTCGTTGGCGATCTTCATCAGGCTGACGGCCACGGTGTTCAGAGCGCCACTCAGCTCCACCAAGGCATCATGGGCCGCCAGAGCCTCGAACTTATTGGGCGCCGTCACGAAGGGTAGGCCTGCAGagggaaggaggcagagagagagaatggaaaaccatgttgttcctttgttttgtgctttttttccccccaacttttgatgacacacacacacacacacacacacacacacacacacacacacacacacacacacgttcagaaaaaaaacaaaacaaacaaacaaaacaaacatgaaccgTCACTATTAAAGCACAGAAAGTGTAACGGGTGTCTGGACTGAGGTCCTCCTGTTCATACACCTGCACCCAGAACTCAGCTCAGCAAAACCAATTAACTCCTTTACTCGGGAactgtgtcgtgtgtgtgtgtgtgtgtgtgtggggtgtgtgtgtgtgtgtgtgtgtgtgtgtgtgtgtgtgtgtgtatgtgtgtatgtgtgtgtgttaccagtgAGCGCTGAAACCCTGTCAGCCACTTTCTCTGCAAACCCAATGCGTGTGTTGAGGCCGGTGCCCACTGCTGTACCGCCTGCTGCCAGCTGGTACACCCTGGGCATAGCACCCCTCACACGCTCCATACTGTACTTCACCTGCTGCACATATCCTCCAAactcctgcacacacgcacgcacaaaacGGAGGTATAAGTGCGTAAGACTCAATTTACACACTTGcgcaaaaaacccaaaacatgaaaaacattaaacatgtcaTTCCTACCTGTCGCACATCAAaccaataaatatttcatgcatCAGTTCACATCTTCACAGTGGGAGGATGTGATAGTAAACACTAaaccatgacacacacaaccaaagcTAATTTAATACTTACCAACACGCTAACTACACAATTCAGTTAGTTGCTTTTTTGCTGACATTGGATATAGTGCAAGCTATGCAATTaggttttaataaatttgcGGTTTTATATATGCAAATGTGCTGTTGccgctttttaaaaaatgagcagGGTCTATACTTTATGAGGGAGAAATGCACGTTGAACGTGACGTTCAGAGAACTTCGTGAGTTATCGACTGGGTCTAAATGCTCGTGAAGTTAAGCGCGAGGTTAAGAACCCAGTTAGCTGTGAAGAGTTTCAGGACACACTCGTAAATGTAAGAATGTACTTCAGTAGGAGGTTATGAAGCACAAAGCgttacaaacatttttgaaccCAGCCCTGATCACCTCAAACCAGGAATTAGGCCAAGTAGGCAAATATCGTTACCCGTCGTACATCTATTCAcgctcagtggttacggtacttcacttgtaatcggaaggttgctggttcaagtcccaccactgccaagctgccactgttgggcacctgagcaagaccctcaaccctcaatgactcaagttgtactcagtcataattgtaagtggctttggataaaagcttcttTAGCAAGAAGCTTTGTCCTatctgaaactgaaataaaattaatttctgaGCTAGAGAACCACATACAATTACCTAAAGAggtaatatttcatttaaagggGGCGATATGTATCCAGCCGCTCAGTAATTCCCAGAAtactgatctaggatcagttttGGCTCTTTAACTCCAAGTCAGTCCATTTGGTCAGACAGTAAAATCCCACAACAATTCACAATAGCAACCGACAGGAAGTCAACCCACTGCaggctgtgtgtatatgattaCATCTGACGTGTCACTAAACACAGTGTAGGGTGGATGAATTGGACTTCGAACAATTAAAATGGCAAGTCACATCAAGatatttttacaatatacaTTACAGTATTTATTCCTTGTATTTTGACTTtagcaaacattttaaagtcGCAAAAAGATACCATATCAGGACTATGAGAAgatatgtacatttttgtttattgtgtatgtaAAACGAGTCAGTCAGATTTAGTTTGTACCTGTCCGAGGGTGAGGGGTACCGCGTCCTGCGCGTGTGTGCGGCCGATTTTGATGATGTCCTTAAAGAGTTCGGCTTTGCCGGCTAACGCGTCGTGCAGGGTCTGTAGGCCTGGCAACAGGACTTTGTGCACCTCTGTAGCGGCAGCGATGTGCATGGCGGTAGGGAAGGTGTCGTTGgagctctgaaacacacacacacacacacacacacacacacacacacacacaacttttctCCGAAACTGTACCGTCCATGGCTAGGTTCTGCTGAAACTAACCCGACCCAGCGCATTCTCCCGGGCAGAACCTATCTGCTTCGACACCTGAGGTATCGTGATTGTTGAAAACAGCCCCAACCATCTTGAGCTGCGCCACAGTGTCTGGATTCAGTGTCAATTCACTTTAAAACCTGGAAGAGTTCCACCTACGGCCTGTGCATAACCATAATCCAGCTCTGTTAAATCTGTGAGTATTAGATCTGCGTCTGCCTGTCCGATGACCCAGGTGTAGCCACACCCACGGCGCCCTAACCTGACTCTTGTTGACGTGGTCATTGGGATGGACGGGGTCCTTGCTACCCAGTGTGCCCCCGAGAAGCTCGATGGCCCGGTTACTGATGACCTCGTTGACGTTCATGTTGGTCTGCGTTCCGGAGCCCGTCTGCCACACCACGAGGGGGAAATGGTCATCCAGTTTCCCAGCAACCACCTGAGGCGGATAGCACAGTGCGAGCAAACTCTGTGAGGAGCTACACACATGATGCGTTAGACGATTTAAGACATTTCCTATGAGGACGGTGCACTTTTTTAGCACTTAGTTGAGACATTCAGGCATAACCAGTCGAGCAGGAAAGCCACGTGAACTCTTCATGCCTGACCTCATCTGCAGCCTGGACGATGGCATCCGCAATCCTGGTCTCAAGGCCGAACTCCTTATTCACCTCAGCTGCGGCCCTCTTCAGAACGCCGAACGCCTTTATCACTTGGATCTGCATCAAACAGAAGCCGTGTTACGCTTTACTCACATTAAACTCCTAAAACAGATGCGACCCGAGGACGTCTCGCCTTCATAACGACAATGCGCGCGTCATAAGTATCTGGACAGAGGCAGAGTgcccatttttttaaaaattgagcAAAAACTTGTGCCAAAGAGTTCAAAAGCATTTGTCGTCTTCTTCGTTAAACATATTCTTTAGTGATCCACTACTGTGATAATCTGCTGTTCACTGTGCTAGAGGACTAACGCAATGTGCTTGCACTGCATGTGGTTTGTTTGTGGATGGCGGTACTTACTGGCATCCTCTCAGGTACACCTCCGATTTTAAAGTTCATGGTGGACCGGACAGTTTGGGCTCCGTAGTATTTATCGCTCGGCACTTTGAGCTCTCCAAAGGTGTCTCTCTCGATCCTGTAGGACTCTGCGGTAGCCTGCAAAGAGGGCACACAGGGTAGGATCACTTCTACAGACCCGCACCACTACTTTCAGAGCAGGTCTGCTCAGCGTGTGCAGACTCCGGCAGGGTAAGGAAGCAGAGGCGTGTCCAGCTATGTCCGTCTCTAGCTTGCCAACGTCTCACACTACGCACAGCAGCGAGGTGGACACGGGTGCACGACCCGCCGACTGGGAACCTGCTTACTGGGCCCAGTATCGAGTCTGAAGTGCATCTGGCAACCCGCCTGCTTACTGGGCCCAGTATCGGGTCTGAAGTGCATCTCCAGCGCTGCTGGCCCCTCTGACCTTGCGGTGCGACGGCTGCGGCTAGCCACCGCGCGCGGACCGAAGGCCACGCGACGCCACGCAGAACGCGGCGTCGCGGTCCGCACGCGCGCGGTCTTACCATGCTGCGGGAGGCACGCGGGGCGCCGGACGTCGCGCGCTGTCTGCTGGAAACGCCGCGCTGCACAGCCGCGAGGTCGCTGCTCAGGCGCGCGAGGCGTCGGTACATGGCGTCTGCTCGGTCGCACCAGCGCGAGGGGAGGAACCGACGTGCGCCGACCAATCCGCTGCCCTCGTGGGCGGAATTATATAACGGGACGCGTGTTCCTAGAGGGAGACATTTACCAGTAGCACAGGGATATAAATCAGATTACACGCGAGGTTAAACATGCCGTATGGTTCAAAACAATGACGAGTAAATCCATTACATGGTGTTATTAAGGTGAACTGCCTTGTTACAGCATAGCAGGCTATTAAGATctttgaaaacatgtaaaatatacatttatcaTGCAAGATTTGTTTAGAATGTGTTTGTAAGACACTTTTCGGGAAGaaataaacaccaaaacaaTTCACCGATGGGTCTTGGGTCATTTATGCTCGGATACGTGTCCTGGATTACGTGTCTTTACTGTAACCTCCTTTCAGTGAATAAATAGAAgaagaaattattattttttttttttacattttaggtgTAAGTTCGCAAGTTTTTAGGAGGTTCTCCGTATAGTGTTGAATGAGCATGTTGTTGCCAGTGATGACCACTAGGTGGCACGCACGGGTTTAATCGCCACTGTGTTTAGGTTGTTTATCAACACATTTATTCCGCTCTGTCAAAGGACATAATATCTTCTGTTGTCTAAATTTCATATTTACACGATAATAACCAGCTCTCCTACACATTGATTCATTCGCATTTCCAAGCAAGCCAAGCTTGTCCAGTTTTGTTAAGTGTAATGTTTCTGTCCAAAGTACGAAGGCCACATGTTTACTGAGAGCAGATGAATCGGATTAATCAGACTGGGCACTTACCGATACTGCTAATCACGACGTGTTTTCTTAATGTTCTATATTATAATTGATCAGGAAAAGATAGGCGAATATCTCTTTATTCTCATAAAAAAAATGATGATagcttaattttaaaaagacggGAACCTGCGGGTTGTTTAGTAGAGCGCGATGGAGCCCGTTGAAGGCGGCGCGTTAATGAGCTATGTGCTGAATAAGAGGGCTGACTCTGTTTGCCCACACTGCCCTGGCTGAGTTATTGCCCCAGCAGGGCTAATAGCTCCTGCCCTGCCGAAACACGTGGACCCACAGCGCCAGGAGGAACACATGAGAGAGAGCACGCCAAGATaaccaactctctctctctctctctctctctctctctctctctctctctctctctctctctctctctctctctccccctctctctatctacccctccctctctctccccctccctctctctctctccccctccctttctctctctctctctctctcttccccctccctctctctgtctctctctcttcctctctccctccctctctctctctctctctctctctctctctctctgtctgtctgtctctctccccccccccctctccaaGCGGATCAATGAGCTACAATGATTGGCAAAGCTCAAATATTGGCCATTCACACGTCGCCTTTCATGTCAGAAGCTGTCAGTCTGGTCTTTGATAAACGCTATGTGTCATTAACAAGCTCTGGAGCAGATCTGCCTGAGTACATCAGCCTGCGCGGCATTTATCAGTTCTTTTGTTAGCCCGCGGGTATGGGATACCTACTAGAGTTACTATATTTTAATCTTCACGCAGTCAGGATTGAACAATAGGCCTAGTTAGTTTTCGCTGATTGGGACTTTTGTGCGGGAAGCTGATAGATTTTTATGGGTTATTAATTATGTGTACCATTAAATCGTTCCCACTAATTGATATAATACGCTGCATTACTATATAATTTCCAATAGGGATTAGGTAATAGGTAATCGATATACACAGGTTTTGCCAAAGTTTTCCAGTGGTATGGAATTGATTCAGCGtgacacatttttcatgttcGAACTCATTTCCCAAAATCATCGTTGTGTTAAGATAATCTTAAATTAGTGAGAGAGTATTCAGAGCAATACTCgctctaccatttaaagatgttctttgttttacgatgtttttgggaaacccagccctgatTAGATAGCTAAATGGATTTAATCATTAAATCAATGTCACTTGGTTCATTTATTCTTTAATGAAAcaaactttcttttcttttctttctttgtttgtttgtctgctgtttattattattattattattatttagtactagtattagtagtagtggttGCGCTCGtcgtggtggtggtagtagcaTTTGTGGATGATCGAACAGGCAAAATCTATTGATCGAATAGGCAAGACGTTAATGGTGTTGCTGTGGggatttttgtgatttttgacAAATTAATAGTCCATTTTTGCATAGAGCATTTTATACCAGTATTTGTTGTACGTTTACgtttaatgtattaaataaatgaatggatagtaattccttaaaataaaagcatggcTAGTAATTCCTTAAACTGAATGACTGAAGTTACACGTACATAGCGCCCTTCTATGTAcccaaggacgctttacagtCAACCCACTGCATAAAATctttacatccagtcaacagCAGGAGAAGATACCGGAGTAGGTTAAATACAAAGTCTTAAAATAAACGTATGGATACTAACAGTCTTAAATGATGCCTGTCCGTTAGATCTGTAAATCAGAACTCAGACGCAGCCGCGCAGACTGGTGCATTACTACCTGAGGGCGTTCAGTAATACTGTCTTATTCTCGTCAGGGAACacttagcttttttttttttattattatttttattttatttttttacagcttCTTCGTTTTTGGTTACCATTATATGAACCAGCAAATACAAATTATAGGCCATTTAGCATCAGCCTAAACACTTAATTAAATCACATACTTCCGAAGTTATTATAACTTTTAACTTAACATACGTTTGCAGTGTTCGGATGGTCCAAGCTATCTGAACATGTAAGTGCGCTCTCTCTGAGTCACATCAAGATGGCTTTCTTTCTGAGTCAAAGACGCCAAAATGTTTTAACGAAAAATCATTAGTAGCATTTGCTTCTAGGTCATCTGGCCTTCTAAAATATCCTGTTGACGAGAGATGCAGGTGCGTCCGGAGTTATTTCGCTTCAAGGTGACACCCGTTGACATCGCCGCTTGGTCACCATTCATGGAGAGCCAATCAGACTCCGAGTGTACCTGCAGGAAGTTGACCTGCCCCGCTATCTCCTCCCTCGCAGGGCTTTAGATAGCCAATGTTACCCTGTTCACCAACGGATCTGTGCGAGTCAATGGAACAAGAACCGCCGCGTCGCGGACAGCATAACGCTTCAGAAACAGCGGCGTCGCAGCTCTTTTGGCGtattcaaaaaacaaacctcagaCTCCTCACCGGATATACAAGTCATGCAATACCAGCACGCAGCGCCCGCAGCCAGCGCTGTTCCTCTTTACGCGCCGACCCCCGTGCAGCCCGTGCACCCTACACCGTTTTACATTGACGACATTCTGGGCAGAAATGGCACTTCAGCGTCGTCTCCGGTTGTACCGACACCTACACTGCCATCTCCAAACTCATCGTTCACAAGTTTGGTGCCACCGTACCGGACCCCCATCTACGAGCCAACGCCGATCCACCCGGCTTTGCCGCACCCTGCTGCGCTCGCGGCTACATACGCCTCCACCGCGTTCGGCGCCTCGCTCTATCCGTTCCACCGCGCAGTTGGAGACTATTCCCACGCGCTGATGAGGCACGACCCCCTCGGTAAGTCGGATGTGACTGTAAACGTTGTCTGCTCCTAAGTCTTAACGTTCTGTTAGGAACTCCGGTGAAGTCGCGCTCGTACTATAATAATCTCTAAGTTGGGAAACATCCCGTCTCGAAAAAGCTCCCATTTCCAACCCGCTCCATCCAAACCGTCTCGGAACAGTCCGAGAGAGCTATTAGTCACTGTTGGTGCTTATGTTAACGAATAGCTCATGTGGTTTATAAATGTCGACCAAGCTGACCAAAGAGGAAGCTATTCTATATTTCGAAACTTCTCTTCAAAAGCGCATTGCGCGATCATATTGCCAACGCTTCGAATAATTAAAGCCATTATAAACCTAACTTTCAACATGTATGCCTGTCAATTCAGGGAAGGAAACGTGTGCACAGCATTGTGTGTGCGTAACGGCTCGGCGAGGACTCAGCGCTCCGCTTTAGATGTTGCGTTACCAACGGCGTGGTGGTCTGAGGTTAACTGCGTGCGCTCAGCAAGCCTGACCCTTTCCGTTCGTACCGGAAACCTTGAGCTCTCGATAGGAGTAAATCTGGTTTCAGAAGCTGTTGAATGTTTTCCTGGCAGCCCCGAACAGGCACTTCCCCGGGAGTCGTGCACGCTGCTGATTATTTTATCGACATCCTCAATACAGACGCATTCAGGAAACACTCGGCTTCTGATAGCCGGGATCCGTTTTTCTGATATTGTTCATTTCCTTCGAAAAGGCTGTGACTTCAGACCAACTAAAATATCCAAACATCTTAACCAGTGTTGTCTGACAGTTACGAACAAATTCCATTATCTACTTTTATGTTTACCTTACAAAGTGCGCGTTTAAATATTCGTTTTGACGGTTAAAAACAagttaataaaatacacataataCGTAGCAACATTATGAATAAATGGACGGATAGTGGTTATCTAATATGAACGCATCGACTGATTTcgttattaataatacattctaATAATCACTTTGTATTGAATCAGGCAGATATTCTGTTGgatgttttggtttattttatattacaggCAGCTGTTTAAATTTCTTTAGT
Proteins encoded in this window:
- the fh gene encoding fumarate hydratase, mitochondrial; this translates as MYRRLARLSSDLAAVQRGVSSRQRATSGAPRASRSMATAESYRIERDTFGELKVPSDKYYGAQTVRSTMNFKIGGVPERMPIQVIKAFGVLKRAAAEVNKEFGLETRIADAIVQAADEVVAGKLDDHFPLVVWQTGSGTQTNMNVNEVISNRAIELLGGTLGSKDPVHPNDHVNKSQSSNDTFPTAMHIAAATEVHKVLLPGLQTLHDALAGKAELFKDIIKIGRTHAQDAVPLTLGQEFGGYVQQVKYSMERVRGAMPRVYQLAAGGTAVGTGLNTRIGFAEKVADRVSALTGLPFVTAPNKFEALAAHDALVELSGALNTVAVSLMKIANDIRFLGSGPRSGLGELILPENEPGSSIMPGKVNPTQCEAITMVAAQVMGNHVAVTVGGSNGHFELNVFKPMIIKNVLNSARLLGDASVSFTENCVVGIEANQERIAKLMNESLMLVTALNPHIGYDKAATIAKTAHKQGLTLKAAAIKLGYLTEEQFEQWVQPQDMLGPK